The Hydractinia symbiolongicarpus strain clone_291-10 chromosome 2, HSymV2.1, whole genome shotgun sequence genomic sequence TATGAGATGTTTCTTAGAGTTAAAATTGAGACTGTAAACTTGCGAAATAGTGAGAGACTTGAAAAGGTGACAAGTCTCCTGCTGAAAAGCGTTTTGAAGGTATAAAACAGAAAAAGTTCAGATAATCTCCTTTACGCTAAGTTTCTCTATAGTAATAACCGTATGTTGTTCTTCACACCGAACGATGTCGTGCTAAAAACTAACGAAATAGCGATCCTGTCACGGTCAAAAATCTGGCGACCCTCGGATCTGTATATTTCTTcacggctaacgactagtcttaaAAAAATAGCCGTGTAAATGTCATTATCTACCGTCTAGTGCCGTGATTTTATCAATGTCTGCCTTTTATATTGCGTTATCGTGTGTTGTCGTATttctctctataataatagccgtattttgttactCTGTCCGCAACGGGCATACGAAATAGCGTGTTATATAAGGACTAGTCGGTGACCTGTGGATAAATCTacaggtttgcccgtcctttatataccgcatttcgtgtatCTTTCtacttgtggtaccattttgcgcagagacagacagacgacggctattattacagaGACGGACGACTACGTGAATTTTCCAAGGGGCAACGacaagtctctttaataatagccgtattccgtctgtctgtctgtgtgtccgcgaaagccgtgtcccgtaacggaaacacaaaattttttttaaatgcgcaccaataccaaaggcgatatatttctgtccactttgttgcaacgggttaatttaaaggacgggcgtccccgtggatttttccacgggctaacgactagtctataataaTGCCCTTATTTCTTATCTGTACAAAATGGTTGcactgcagctttatttcgaactTCCGCACAGAGTAATTTCTTTACTGCTATGCTAACAGGCAAACATGGATGCACAAAAAACGGATTCAGGAAATATGAACGACGGGCGAAATCTCATAGTTTTTACGTAAAAGCCGATTCATATCGCCTTATTCTCTTTAGGAAAAGCTATCATGCTGTTGTTAGGAGACATGATCCCGAAATTAAAAGGCCGACAGACGAAAGGAGGTTCAGCAGAGTCGAGCAGTAATACCGTTCCCAgtagtaagaaaaataaaaagaaaagatagtacattataaatacaatatttttatatttttaaagaatgtGAGTTTGTTGTGGCGAATAAAGTTACGGTAACCGACGATTATATTACAGATTTCTTGAGTTGGAAATGTTATCGGCATAATCTTACGCGTGGTTTTAGTGAACACGGGATTATTTTAACGGGATTATTCGGAGAACTGTAAAAGAACATTTATTGTGTTTAATAAATTAATTCCTGTAATTCCTCTCCTGTTGTATTGTTCGCATATAATCGTGAAGTAAGGTCCGTAAAACCTGAAAAACTTAGAAATCTAACCAATTTTATTCAAATCGGGGAAAAGTCAAGTCAGGGAATGAAATTAGATCGGCCCTATATTGAGCATTCGACTTttaattatcaggtcacaggctCGAGTAAACCCTGCGGAACACTTTGTTGTTTATTGCGAAATATTGTCACGTTTGCTTATAACGGAGAAGAATCATtgcaaaaggaaaaaaaaattttggaataTCACTTTTTATTGAATAATTTacgttaataacaacatttTTCAGGGGGCGACGTTTGAAAGAATTTGTAATGTCGAATAACAACTAGACGGAACACAGTATATCAACATAGGGAAAATATCAAGATGAATATCTGAATGAACAAAACGCTGGATTTAGTTTGCGGGTCCCGGGTACAAGGCTGTATAAGCGTGTAAATTAAAGTaactattattttttcaataaaatgaaACCGACATGGTTGTTTAGAAGTCAATCGGTTGTCCAAAGCCTTTTTGATATTCTTCAATAtatctgttttcatttttcttgctGCGTTATGAATGAGACGTGCCATAAACACAATGTGTATTTAAACGCTGGATTTGGTTGCAggtcctggggacaaggttgattAAGCGCGCATAAATGGATGAGAGCTTATATCTTTTCTATAATATGGAAACCAACTTTGTTGTTCAGACTCAAGCCCTTTTGTattcttatattttgtttacatttttcttgcTGTGTTTGCTATTGTGAATGAGAAGTGCTGTTATAACTatgttgttaaattcttcaaaaatgtcctgggaacgaggtggaTTTTTCTTGTAGTCTGaggtcaacaacaaaaaagaactGGAGACAAAATAAAGAATATTTTACCtcctgttaaaaataaatttgcatTCTGCCTTTTCCCACAACAGATGTCGATTCACTCTCCACCATCTAATTTACTCCCTCCACCGTATTGTCACAATTTACTTGAACGAATATCAATGGTGGAATTTTCAACTTCTGTActtgtttaaaaatatagagTCAACAAGAAAAGTTAATATTGATATTGAATGGTTGCTGTGTTGTTGGATACGACTCGTTTATTTTTAACTCCAGGTATTCACGTTGCATGTCTGTTGTGAAAGTTGAAGTTTTGTTAACATCTGCTCGTTAAGAAATAAATTATCGATATAGAGTAAAAACTCGAATGTACATATTGATAAACATAGcgaattcgtttcaaaaatgacgGCTGCGTTATCTGTCTGCCATTTTTATTTAACTGTCAATTCTGTCATGATTTCACAACAGTTCAGTCATTCTGCAAATTACACCCTTTGTGATTATTACACTTACCGCATTTCTAAAAATAGCAGTAGCGTCTACAGGCAGTATTATGTTCTGGAAGTCATATGGTTAGCAAGTATTTTAGCGAACAGTCAGAAGCCAACTGTTGATTGCGATAAAGATTTTATCGATGTGAGAATAGGGTAAGCATAAATGTTGCATTTATGTGGCCTGGCTTTCGTGTTCGGGTTTTGTCATGAATACGTTTCCTAAGTAGTTTTCAGCACCACCCTCATCCCCAGCGCttttagctttttttaaatGAGACATGATGGCGAAAAATATTCTGTCATATCAAAAAGGTGTTCAACTTTGGAACGAGGGTATCTTAGcaatttcttaaacttttaaccaGGGAATCTTTATCTTTTTGACATCAGGATACAGGGTAGAGAGTGGATACAAGATACAACCTCTGGACAAAATTGAGCATCTTCTAATATTTTTGCGTGAAATTACCAAGAAAAGTCATAATTACTGGAAACGAATTTGATAAATCATATTAGTTCACACTGACAAAATGTTTCAGTTCAACCTTGTTTCCAGTACCTATTGTCTCTTTCTATATCAAAACCgttttgatataaaaaagagacaacagataCTGGTAAAAAAGTTGCCTCAAGTTAAGCTTACACTACATAACAAAAGGGAAAAATAATCCGGAGTTAACTTTGAGAGGTCTGGATAAGAAAGATAAAACGTATAAAGAACCAATCAAATCTTTTGCTTTTTAAAACCGTCATTACCGGCGATCACTATTTAAGTTTGTCATTATTGGGAAataccctggaaacgaggttgatgtCATCTTCCTGTTGCTttcgtttcattttaaaatacagCGTTAGAGTTAGTGTTTTTAATTTGTGATCTGGTTTTCAAATTTACTAATatcaacaacctcgttcccatatTTCTATATCTCTCAAGAAGGTTTGCTTACTGTTTAGTGACATGTCTTTTCAAAGATTCTGTTATCCCAACCAACCTTATCCACTGTATTCACACAACCAACCAATCAACATTACACATTACAGATCACGTGATACGCAAATTAACGTTACCATTACAACCAGGTTAATATACACGCAGAATCGTTCGATTGgatataaaaacagtttttgcAGGTTTGGTAAAGTAATTTCAGTTTATAATATCCAGGATGTGTAAGATTATTTTGTCAGTACAAAACTGCTTAAGATTCTTTGCTTCACAACCTAAATTCATATTACAATATTCTACTAATCTTGGAAATAAAGGATATTTCTAGATATAACGTTCTTTCACTTAATCACATAGCATTTCTTTCTTATGAACAGTCACACCTCCGGAAGCGTTTGTTTATAATGTCTACTTGTATTTGGATATCATTCACAGCACAAATAAAAAGTGAAGTATTTGTATTAATATACCCCTAatttgtgtgttcaaaatggctGCGCTAAGCTATATTTCGGGTCCCTCACACAATAGATAATTTGCTGACTGGCgatccgtggatttttccacgggctaacgacaaGTCAAGTTACATTTTCTGCACTTTGAATGTCACTTGAATCGCCATCTTCGTCCCCAGGCTTTCTTATCCCCCGAGCTGTTCTTACGGAGCGGAAACAAGGTTTTGAAATCATGGCGATACAAACTAATTCGTAATAAATTATTTAGAAACACGTATCCTTCGACTTTACACGGAGTACTCTTCTCACCACGTTACCCGTACGGATACAAAGCTGATACGAAATGCACGTATAAAATAAAAGTTGGGAAGAGAAAGAAAGTTGTGTTGACTTTTATGGATATGATGTTAAGTCCGTATGGTTTTGTTTGCAATGAGAGAGATGATAACATCCGAATAAAAGGTAGGACTAAAACATGAAAAGATCATTCTCGTAAAACTTGGTTCGCGGGGCTCTTACTACATACCGatatcaaaaagtgaaaaagagccctgaggacgaggttgaatTATCCTTCTCAGGGCGGTTACTAATTTATTGCATCTGAGTTTTTActattttaactatttttttttttttttactacgaAGTCAGATCAAGTCCTGAGAACACGGTTGTAATCTGGGAAAACCTTAATAATGAGGTAAAAAAAACGGAGCTGAAAAGATTGTAGCGGTTAAAAAATAGGGCTGAGACTCATTGATTTGTTGACTTAAtatgctttaaaaataaaagtacaaTTATCAAAGGGGAGTTCAACCTAGTCCCCAGGCCTTTTTGTTTCTCCTTGGCGCTAAACTCATTGACAGGTCTGACGAAAAAGGTTCGTCTCATTGTTTGATATATCAAAAGTAGGCAATAGGCCCTGAGGTCGAGGTTGAGGGGTGCCGACTTTGTTGTGATTTGCCTGGAAAAGCGATGGCACCCAGTGAAGTGACTTATCAAACGGACAAAACATCTGTTTTTTTAGGGGCGTCAAACTACGACATGCGATTTGAATACGCACAAGACGTTGACACAAATCGTAAATACATCTGTGGCACGCATGCGCCGTTCACATTGGAAGTGGCATCTTATGAGTTTGTTCTTATTCAGTTTAAATCATCTTACTCGACAGTTATTCACAGAGGCTTTGTGGTTGGCTTTCAAACTAAAGGTAATAAGTTGAAGATACTTTTGTATCCTGTTGTAAAATCAATACTACTGCATACTCGTCCCCAGACCTTTTTAAGTTAACAACTCGAAGATGCCAGGAGAAATTTGGTACTGCATCTGCTACTGATTGGGAAAAGAGGGGCTTTAATCGATAAAAAATCACCGAGTATTCCGTTCTCTCTTCTTGTATATCTGAC encodes the following:
- the LOC130629586 gene encoding uncharacterized protein LOC130629586 — translated: MTAALSVCHFYLTVNSVMISQQFSHSANYTLCDYYTYRISKNSSSVYRQYYVLEVIWLASILANSQKPTVDCDKDFIDVRIGDMSFQRFCYPNQPYPLYSHNQPINITHYRSRDTQINVTITTRLIYTQNRSIGYKNSFCRNTYPSTLHGVLFSPRYPYGYKADTKCTYKIKVGKRKKVVLTFMDMMLSPYGFVCNERDDNIRIKGASNYDMRFEYAQDVDTNRKYICGTHAPFTLEVASYEFVLIQFKSSYSTVIHRGFVVGFQTKDYEGTSYSREQVVVALIATAVGVVFISILAVIAYFIKKNKLFYLLKTSARQSSVISIDICEDDEMCAANLERLNELFRASSQ